The sequence AGTGGCATGCAACAACAAATTCCTTAATAAAACCTCCCTAGAGAATTAACTAAAACTGGCTATTTCAACAACCAAGCTTCTTTTGTATTTTACTTTGATGTTGCACAACGGTTGCTAGGAGTGCACTGTGCGGGAGGATGCGGGCTCCCTGCCCGGCGAGCTGGACCACCTGCGCCGGCTGCTCGCTGAGCGAGACACGCACATTGTGTCGCTAGAGTCCGAGTTCATAAAGTGCAACTCCAAGGCCAACGAACTTGAGGAGCAACTCGGCACGTGGAGGGAGAAATACGACAGGTAGGCCTCTTACTGTATGTTTGTATCTCTTTagttttatgttataaataaaataataaagtatcacatatttttatgtaggttCCTATCAtggtttcataattatttatttcatacaaatactTATCCTAAGAGTAATTTGCATAAGCACCACCAAgtcataatttaatgtattcttttgtgctaaatacctatgtaaatcATGAATAACATTACTACTATGCTCTacaaaattaactaaaaacGTCATGTTATTGATTACTTTTTGCACACAGTATTACTTCAATCTGAGAGCACATTTAGTGATGATTACcactataaaataatgtatatgaTTACCACAACAATGAAAAAACTATTCATCTATAAATTTTAGCAAAAACATTTGATCAAAACCAAAACCCAAACCATCAAAAAATCTTTCCACCTTTCCAGGCTGTACGACTCACACAAGCGGGTTCAAAAGCTGAACCAGGTATTAGAAGACAAGCTCCTACATATGGTGGACAAGATGAAGAGTGAGAAGAGCCAGCTCACGAAGGACATAGCGACCCTGTCCGTGCGGCTCGCCGAGTCCAAGCACAACTATAGCATGCTGCAGAAGGAAAATGTAAGACGGGTTTTCTATATTTTGTGTTGAATAGCGATGAATGGAATAGGTTTGGTTTGATAATGACAAGAATCTTCAGTTTGGttattgtatattgtatatgAATGAGTTTTTAATTGTGTTCATGTGATTGAAAGGAAATGGCAATGTAGTTGTAGGTATAGGTCACGGCGACACTGCAAGTAATAACAGATTTATCACAGaaaataattgattattaCCTCACTACAAGTATGGCCTACTCTGAGAagaagtacctatatgtacaaggcatgagttttatagtttatttatttttttagctaATGGACTATTTCATTGTTATTTCAGGAAAGGTACAAGAATGACATGAATTTAGCTATCCAGCTTCTGCAGTGCAAACCGGATAATTTCGTCTCACACAAATTGGACAATGTAAGTAAAAacaatgtttattttgttacatttACATGACTATAAAAATAGCTTGGGCTAGTAAGTAACACGTgacgcatttaagacgtgacataatTTTTGCATCGCgttcactcacatcgcgcagcctcaagagcgagcgcgacgaaaaacttttgttacgtcttaaatgcgccccgtactgatcgattttatttatgatcaaATTGTGCACTAATGCCATGCCAAATGATGATCATATAtgaagtaaaattataataacaccATACCAGGTTGGCGAAAATTGGGCTAGAGTACATTCCCTGACACTCAAGCTATTTTACTATCATCTAATTCAATTTATGTCTGATCATATATTATatcaagtaaaattataataacaccATACCAGGTTGGCGAAAATTGGGATAGAGTACATTCCCTGACTCTCAAGCTATTTTACTATCATCTAATTCCATTTATGTCTATCTCCACAGCTGCCAGTAGACACACAGGCTCGCGTCTCTCAGTACGTGATGTCCAAGTCGAAGCCCGGCACTCCTGGCGGCTCCTCGCACTCCAAGAACGGCAATGAAATAGAAAGCTTCGACGCCAGTGAGTATGAGTTCAACATCTCTGCCTCCCTCATGTCCAAGATCCTCGAGGACAGCATCCAGGACACCGTCACTAAGCATTGTGATACTTGTACATGCTCTAACTCGCAAACCAAACCGTTCTGCTACAGCGATACTTACTACTCTGTGGCTACGCAGACAGTCATAAGCGGGGAGATGAAAAATTCACTCTGTCTAAACTGTAACTCCGATCTCAAGTCGATTCATTCTAATCTGAGTCACAGGAGCGGATCGCCTCATGGGTTGAAGCTCATGAATGATAGGTTGCCGATGCATGGGTTGCCGAGCCCTATGTATATTATACCGCAGCCGGCGGTCGATCTACTGCCAAAGATACCGCTTGAGCCTGAACCGGTAAAGGTTAACAAAGAACCTGAGGTGCCGATTGAAGTGACAAAGACTGACGAAATGAAAACGCTCGAAGCGGCCATACAAAAAGAAGTCATTTACAAAATAGGTGAAGACCTGAAACAACTAAGAAAGAATAATGGCATGGACATGGAGCCGGCAGTGCACCATAAACTCTGTGATCGAACTAAAACGCCCATTTCAAGCAAGAAAAGTACCAATAGCATAGTAAATGATGATCTGCTTACCAAAGACATTCCGATTGCCAAAGAAACCAAAGCTGTAACTGAAAACCAAATAATGCTAGATAATATTAGTATTAGGAAGAATTCTTTAAGTTCAATGGGCGCTGTTAGCAGAACATCTTCTGTCGCGAAATCTACATCCAGCACGTACAAGTCTAATACACAAGTAGGTCCAGGCCCTAGGTTCTGTTCCTTGCGAATGCAAGCGGGCTCCAAAAACATTCTGCTGGATAATGCCCAGCCAGATGTTCCTCCCGTCTTATATAGACGTCAGAGCAAGTGCAATGACGCTACAATATTTAAAGAACCAGCTGATGGCATTGACGCTTTCCCAGATACCGCCAAAAATAACCTTGAAGATGCTAACAATACTTTTGACAAAATTGATAGTAACATAGTGGTAGAAAGTACGTTAGTAGATGTACACGTTGATAATAACGTAAAGGAGTCGAATGctgttattaaaaatactcCGCTCATTAATCCTATTTTGATGAATGTATCATCGTCGCCATTGCAGCCACTAAAAACTCATAATTTCTCAAATGGATctgagaaaaataataatcaggAAAATAGTGTAACCAGCGTTAAAAACAATACAGAGCTCGATAAATTATTgaatgattttaattttataaacaacaacaCTTCTGATAGTGTTGATAAGTTCAAAGACAGCGATTGTATGTCAACACAAAACAAACCCGATTTATTTCCACCCACTGATAATCaagaagtgaaaatatttaactttGATCGATATGAACAAAACAAGTTGCTTGTTAAGTTTGCTAACCCTATCAGAAAGATAGACATGTCAAAACTAAACTCTTTagaaaacacaaaaatatccAAAGATCACGTACCTCAAGGAGAGCTACccaaattgattaaaaaagaTAACAATGTGAAACCAAATCTGCACACAGTCGTCAATGTTTATCCTAACTTGACGCAAACACATTTGAAAGTGAATGAAAATAAGAAAGTATTTACCAACGAACAAAGCACAAGTTCTCTATCTAGCGATGACAGCGCCGCGATACTGCAAAAGCAGCAACTACTAAGAGTGGCGGAGTGGGTAGAACAGAATCTCGAGCAGCAAAACAACTTCAATGATCCATTGCTAGAAGACGATGCTTCGTTCAATGCGAAAATAGCGAGACGTGAGAGTAGACTCCATAGACTTACCACGACGCTAAACGAATTGGCTTTGAACATGCCCCACCCTGTCAGTAAATATGCTAAGCCGTACACTGTAAGAGAAGACCATAAAAAATGGGTGCATCATAATAATACCGATACACAGAACTCCGCAATACCGGTAAACAATAGTTCTAAAGCtgttaacataaataatgtgTCTAAAGAGACCACATTCCCGGCCGAGTGTAGCGTCTCCAATGATAAAGAAGCAGACGAGATGGCTATGCAGATAGACAGCATGAACTCTAGCGAGTACGATCTGTCAAAGAATTTAAACGATGTCATTAACGGTGACAAGGAAATAACCGCTGAAGATTTGGCAAGGATGGAGTACAATGTGAAGAAGTTCTTGCTGAGCGGGCCGCAGTGGGCCAACCCTGAGTCGGTTGGAAGAAGCCGACGGACTAGCAGCAAAACCGAGACTGATGTATAATTCCACTGTAGCTAGAACACAGATACTCTGTAACATTCCATTTGCGTACCTAGTGCTTGGTACCTAGTATAGGCTCGTTATTCTATAAGCTACATCGCCGCAAATATTATTGGCTAGAGGAAATTAACAACTCTTTGTATCAATGGAGATATCAGATTGTCTTGTCGcttatgttattaataaacatggtggcatatttatttaggacTTTAGTACTTTCTTCGCATCACA is a genomic window of Plutella xylostella chromosome 18, ilPluXylo3.1, whole genome shotgun sequence containing:
- the LOC105390308 gene encoding uncharacterized protein LOC105390308 isoform X1; its protein translation is MDESIKTSPCKECTVREDAGSLPGELDHLRRLLAERDTHIVSLESEFIKCNSKANELEEQLGTWREKYDRLYDSHKRVQKLNQVLEDKLLHMVDKMKSEKSQLTKDIATLSVRLAESKHNYSMLQKENERYKNDMNLAIQLLQCKPDNFVSHKLDNLPVDTQARVSQYVMSKSKPGTPGGSSHSKNGNEIESFDASEYEFNISASLMSKILEDSIQDTVTKHCDTCTCSNSQTKPFCYSDTYYSVATQTVISGEMKNSLCLNCNSDLKSIHSNLSHRSGSPHGLKLMNDRLPMHGLPSPMYIIPQPAVDLLPKIPLEPEPVKVNKEPEVPIEVTKTDEMKTLEAAIQKEVIYKIGEDLKQLRKNNGMDMEPAVHHKLCDRTKTPISSKKSTNSIVNDDLLTKDIPIAKETKAVTENQIMLDNISIRKNSLSSMGAVSRTSSVAKSTSSTYKSNTQVGPGPRFCSLRMQAGSKNILLDNAQPDVPPVLYRRQSKCNDATIFKEPADGIDAFPDTAKNNLEDANNTFDKIDSNIVVESTLVDVHVDNNVKESNAVIKNTPLINPILMNVSSSPLQPLKTHNFSNGSEKNNNQENSVTSVKNNTELDKLLNDFNFINNNTSDSVDKFKDSDCMSTQNKPDLFPPTDNQEVKIFNFDRYEQNKLLVKFANPIRKIDMSKLNSLENTKISKDHVPQGELPKLIKKDNNVKPNLHTVVNVYPNLTQTHLKVNENKKVFTNEQSTSSLSSDDSAAILQKQQLLRVAEWVEQNLEQQNNFNDPLLEDDASFNAKIARRESRLHRLTTTLNELALNMPHPVSKYAKPYTVREDHKKWVHHNNTDTQNSAIPVNNSSKAVNINNVSKETTFPAECSVSNDKEADEMAMQIDSMNSSEYDLSKNLNDVINGDKEITAEDLARMEYNVKKFLLSGPQWANPESVGRSRRTSSKTETDV
- the LOC105390308 gene encoding putative uncharacterized protein DDB_G0282133 isoform X2; the protein is MVDKMKSEKSQLTKDIATLSVRLAESKHNYSMLQKENERYKNDMNLAIQLLQCKPDNFVSHKLDNLPVDTQARVSQYVMSKSKPGTPGGSSHSKNGNEIESFDASEYEFNISASLMSKILEDSIQDTVTKHCDTCTCSNSQTKPFCYSDTYYSVATQTVISGEMKNSLCLNCNSDLKSIHSNLSHRSGSPHGLKLMNDRLPMHGLPSPMYIIPQPAVDLLPKIPLEPEPVKVNKEPEVPIEVTKTDEMKTLEAAIQKEVIYKIGEDLKQLRKNNGMDMEPAVHHKLCDRTKTPISSKKSTNSIVNDDLLTKDIPIAKETKAVTENQIMLDNISIRKNSLSSMGAVSRTSSVAKSTSSTYKSNTQVGPGPRFCSLRMQAGSKNILLDNAQPDVPPVLYRRQSKCNDATIFKEPADGIDAFPDTAKNNLEDANNTFDKIDSNIVVESTLVDVHVDNNVKESNAVIKNTPLINPILMNVSSSPLQPLKTHNFSNGSEKNNNQENSVTSVKNNTELDKLLNDFNFINNNTSDSVDKFKDSDCMSTQNKPDLFPPTDNQEVKIFNFDRYEQNKLLVKFANPIRKIDMSKLNSLENTKISKDHVPQGELPKLIKKDNNVKPNLHTVVNVYPNLTQTHLKVNENKKVFTNEQSTSSLSSDDSAAILQKQQLLRVAEWVEQNLEQQNNFNDPLLEDDASFNAKIARRESRLHRLTTTLNELALNMPHPVSKYAKPYTVREDHKKWVHHNNTDTQNSAIPVNNSSKAVNINNVSKETTFPAECSVSNDKEADEMAMQIDSMNSSEYDLSKNLNDVINGDKEITAEDLARMEYNVKKFLLSGPQWANPESVGRSRRTSSKTETDV